One Rhizoctonia solani chromosome 3, complete sequence genomic region harbors:
- a CDS encoding anaphase-promoting complex subunit 10, whose translation MTDHYQSKLPDIGHLATWSVSSYKYGFNVDCLRDDDPETFWQYVVQHVHRFHKKVAVQKIAILLKFDQDDSYTPVRLAIRAGMSLNDLQEVRYVGFEKPNEWLDFDVSMDLSDDGTNAQVPELPIGLLALMNFPGARYIAMQSKSWLRPTT comes from the exons ATGACTG ATCATTATCAGAGTAAACTTCCCGATATTGGCCACCTGGCAACATGGAGCGTATCAAGTTATAAATATGGATTTAATGTGGACTGTTTGCGAGATGACGATCCGGAAACATTCTGGCAGTATGTGGTCCAACACGTACACCGA TTCCATAAAAAGGTCGCTGTTCAG AAAATCGCCATATTACTCAAGTTTGACCAGGACGATTCCTACACGCCCGTTCGACTCGCCATTCGAGCCG GCATGAGCTTGAATGACCTCCAAGAAGTACGCTACGTTGGATTCGAAAAGCCCAACGAATGGCTTGATTTCGATGTATCAATGGATCTCTCAGACGATGGCACCAATGCGCAAGTCCCCGAATTGCCTATTGGACTTCTGGCCCTAATGAATTTCCCAGGCGCCCGTTACATTGCTATGCAATCCAAATCGTGGTTGCGGCCAACTACATGA